One Micromonospora sp. FIMYZ51 genomic window carries:
- the recG gene encoding ATP-dependent DNA helicase RecG, whose amino-acid sequence MTADESTLGTPLKKLVGEKTAKALAAHLDLHTAGDLIYHFPRRYDERGEHTDIRALDVGEQVTVLAQVQRTAVRPMRQRRGNLLEVTVGDDTGGTLSLTFFGNQAWRERELRPGRWGLFAGKVTEFRGKRQLNGPEYVLLGEQTDTEAAANEQIEEFAGALIPVYPAAAAVPTWVIARCVRVVLDTVAPPEDSLPATVRATRNLVGLGTALREIHRPSSKEELYRARRRLKWDEAFAVQVTLVRRKHQAAAWPARPRPPRPGGLLDAFDARLPYELTSGQRDVGTEIAADLATSHPMHRLLQGEVGSGKTVVALRAMLQVVDAGGQAALLAPTEVLAAQHYRGMLDLLGPLAQAGELGAAEHATRVELVTGSLGAAARRRALAEVASGAAGIVLGTHALLYEGVDFADLGLVVVDEQHRFGVEQRDALRAKADQPPHVLVMTATPIPRTVAMTVYGDLEISTLSQLPRGRSPIASHVVPAAEKPAFLDRAWRRLREEVAAGHQAYVVCPRIGDATGGAEEEPPAVDDTGRRPPLAVTEVAPLLAEGPLHGLRIGVLHGRLPADEKDAVMRSFAAGELDVLVATTVVEVGVDVPNATMMVVLDADRFGVSQLHQLRGRVGRGSAAGLCLLVTEAAEGSSARERLDAVASTTDGFKLAELDLEQRREGDVLGATQSGHRSHLRLLSLLRDADLIRDARAEAIALVEEDPDLSRHPALAASVAALVDADRAEYLEKG is encoded by the coding sequence ATGACCGCCGACGAGTCCACCCTGGGCACCCCGCTGAAGAAGCTGGTCGGTGAGAAGACCGCCAAGGCGCTCGCCGCCCACCTCGACCTGCACACCGCAGGTGATCTGATCTACCACTTCCCGCGCCGCTACGACGAGCGCGGCGAACACACCGACATCCGCGCGCTTGACGTCGGCGAGCAGGTGACCGTGCTGGCCCAGGTGCAGCGCACCGCCGTACGCCCGATGCGGCAGCGGCGGGGCAACCTGCTGGAGGTGACCGTCGGTGACGACACCGGTGGCACCCTCTCGCTTACCTTCTTCGGCAACCAGGCGTGGCGGGAGCGTGAGCTGCGTCCTGGCCGGTGGGGTCTGTTCGCCGGCAAGGTCACCGAGTTTCGGGGGAAGCGCCAGCTCAACGGGCCGGAGTACGTCCTGCTCGGCGAGCAGACCGACACCGAGGCTGCGGCCAACGAGCAGATCGAGGAGTTCGCCGGGGCGCTGATCCCGGTCTACCCGGCTGCGGCGGCCGTGCCCACCTGGGTGATCGCCCGCTGTGTACGGGTGGTGCTGGACACCGTGGCGCCACCGGAGGATTCGCTGCCGGCCACCGTGCGCGCCACCCGCAACCTGGTCGGCCTCGGCACCGCGCTACGCGAGATCCATCGGCCGTCCAGCAAGGAGGAGCTCTACCGGGCCCGCCGACGATTGAAGTGGGACGAGGCGTTCGCCGTGCAGGTGACGCTGGTCCGGCGCAAGCACCAGGCCGCCGCCTGGCCGGCCCGGCCCCGGCCGCCGCGCCCGGGTGGCCTGCTGGACGCCTTCGACGCCCGACTGCCGTACGAGCTGACCTCCGGCCAGCGGGACGTGGGCACCGAGATCGCGGCGGATCTGGCCACCAGCCATCCGATGCACCGCCTGTTGCAGGGCGAGGTCGGCTCCGGCAAGACGGTGGTGGCGTTGCGGGCCATGCTCCAGGTGGTCGATGCGGGCGGGCAGGCGGCACTGCTCGCCCCGACCGAGGTGCTCGCCGCGCAGCACTACCGCGGCATGCTCGACCTGCTCGGCCCGCTGGCCCAGGCCGGTGAGCTGGGTGCCGCCGAGCACGCCACCCGGGTCGAGCTGGTCACCGGCTCGCTCGGCGCGGCGGCCCGGCGCCGGGCACTGGCCGAGGTGGCCAGCGGCGCCGCCGGCATCGTGCTCGGCACCCACGCGCTGCTCTACGAGGGTGTCGACTTCGCCGATCTCGGCCTGGTGGTGGTGGACGAACAGCACCGGTTCGGCGTGGAGCAGCGGGACGCGTTGCGGGCCAAGGCCGACCAGCCGCCGCACGTGCTGGTCATGACCGCCACCCCGATCCCGCGTACGGTGGCCATGACGGTCTACGGGGACCTGGAGATCTCCACCCTGTCCCAGTTGCCGCGTGGCCGGTCGCCGATCGCCTCACATGTGGTGCCGGCGGCTGAGAAACCGGCATTTCTCGACCGGGCGTGGCGTCGGTTGCGCGAGGAGGTGGCCGCCGGCCATCAGGCGTACGTCGTCTGTCCGCGCATCGGTGACGCCACCGGGGGGGCCGAGGAGGAGCCACCGGCTGTGGACGACACCGGGCGGCGTCCGCCGCTGGCGGTGACCGAGGTCGCTCCACTGCTGGCCGAGGGGCCGCTGCACGGGCTGCGGATCGGCGTCCTGCACGGTCGGCTGCCCGCCGACGAGAAGGACGCGGTGATGCGCTCCTTCGCCGCCGGGGAGCTGGACGTGCTGGTGGCCACCACTGTGGTCGAGGTCGGCGTGGACGTGCCGAACGCGACAATGATGGTGGTGCTGGACGCGGACCGCTTCGGGGTCTCCCAGCTGCATCAGCTGCGCGGGCGGGTGGGCCGGGGCAGCGCGGCCGGGCTCTGCCTGCTGGTCACCGAGGCGGCCGAGGGCAGCAGCGCGCGGGAGCGGCTGGATGCGGTCGCCTCCACCACGGACGGCTTCAAGCTCGCCGAACTCGACCTGGAGCAGCGGCGGGAGGGCGACGTGCTGGGCGCGACCCAGTCTGGTCACCGCTCGCACCTGCGGCTGTTGTCGTTGCTGCGCGACGCCGACCTGATCCGCGACGCCCGGGCGGAGGCGATCGCCCTGGTCGAGGAGGATCCCGACCTGTCCCGCCATCCGGCGCTTGCCGCCTCGGTCGCGGCCCTGGTCGACGCCGACCGCGCCGAGTACCTCGAAAAGGGCTGA
- the mutM gene encoding bifunctional DNA-formamidopyrimidine glycosylase/DNA-(apurinic or apyrimidinic site) lyase, whose product MPELPEVETVRQGLARWVTGRRIDSVEVRHPRSVRRHVPGGAHFVGVLAGRTVLDVRRRGKYLWLPLDSGDAVIGHLGMSGQLLLQPATTPDEPHLRVRFRFGDGGPELRFVDQRTFGGLSVSEGGATLPAEIAHIARDPLDPEFSDAEFVAALRRRRTEVKRALLDQTLISGVGNIYADEALWRAGLHGARSTEALTGPAARRLLGHVRDVLGEAITAGGTSFDALYVNVNGESGYFDRSLNVYGREGQPCRRCGAPVRREAFMNRSSYSCPRCQPRPRR is encoded by the coding sequence GTGCCTGAGCTGCCCGAGGTGGAGACCGTCCGGCAGGGGCTGGCCCGCTGGGTCACCGGCCGGCGGATCGACTCCGTCGAGGTACGCCACCCCCGGTCGGTGCGCCGGCACGTGCCGGGTGGCGCCCACTTCGTCGGCGTCCTGGCCGGCCGGACCGTGCTCGACGTACGCCGCCGCGGCAAATACCTCTGGCTTCCGCTGGACAGCGGCGACGCGGTGATCGGGCACCTCGGGATGTCCGGGCAGTTGCTGCTGCAACCGGCCACCACGCCCGACGAGCCGCACCTGCGGGTCCGCTTCCGGTTCGGCGACGGCGGGCCGGAGCTGCGCTTCGTCGACCAGCGTACGTTCGGCGGGCTGTCGGTGAGCGAGGGCGGCGCCACCCTGCCTGCGGAGATCGCACACATCGCCCGGGACCCGCTGGACCCGGAGTTCTCCGACGCCGAGTTCGTGGCGGCGCTGCGTCGACGCCGTACCGAGGTCAAGCGCGCTCTGCTCGACCAGACGCTGATCTCCGGAGTGGGCAACATCTACGCCGACGAGGCGCTCTGGCGTGCCGGTCTGCACGGTGCCCGGTCGACCGAGGCGCTCACCGGGCCGGCCGCCCGGCGACTGCTCGGGCACGTCCGGGATGTGCTCGGCGAGGCGATCACCGCGGGTGGCACCAGCTTCGACGCCCTGTACGTGAACGTCAACGGCGAGAGCGGCTACTTCGACCGGTCGCTTAACGTCTACGGCCGCGAAGGGCAGCCCTGCCGCCGCTGCGGCGCACCGGTGCGCCGCGAGGCGTTCATGAACCGCTCGTCGTACAGCTGCCCGCGCTGCCAACCCCGCCCGCGCCGCTGA
- a CDS encoding DAK2 domain-containing protein — MLDTLDAAAVRRWCASGLAALKRHQGEIDDLNVYPVPDGDTGTNLVLTLTSAQQALAMDLDTVADGDSTAHGHALRLMARGALLGARGNSGVILSQILRGFADALATVPAVRGRELAAALRDATTAAYAAVARPVEGTLLTVVAAAAEAAGRAGSDELRTVARAAAGAAASALARTPDQLPALARAGVVDAGGRGLCLLLDALVEVITGESPEHPAPQPRTVPLPVTAARQTGSPEYAYEVQFLLDAEAEAVRRMQDTLAALGDSLVVVGDGSPSGGTWQVHVHVNDVGAAIEAGVVAGRPYQISVTRFADQTAPAPPSDGRAAVVVAAGAGLAELFAGEGAITVPGNPSTGELLEAVLATGAARVVVLPNDPDAQAVANQVTEEAQRFGVTVSVVPTRSPVQALAALAVRDPRRRFADDVIAMAEAAGACRYAEVCHAGRDALTVAGPCREGDLLALVEGEVNLIGSDLEETCVALVDRLLGGGGELVTLLVGADAPAGLADAVQAHVARRWPFVEVQAYPGGQPRYPLLVGVE; from the coding sequence GTGCTGGACACCCTCGACGCCGCCGCCGTGCGCCGCTGGTGCGCCAGTGGCCTGGCCGCGCTCAAGCGGCACCAGGGGGAGATTGACGATCTCAACGTCTATCCGGTGCCCGACGGCGACACCGGCACCAACCTGGTGCTCACCCTCACCTCGGCCCAGCAGGCCCTGGCAATGGACCTCGATACCGTCGCTGACGGCGACTCGACCGCGCACGGGCACGCGCTGCGCCTGATGGCCCGGGGCGCCCTGCTCGGCGCGCGGGGCAACTCGGGCGTGATCCTGTCGCAGATCCTGCGGGGCTTCGCTGACGCGCTGGCCACCGTTCCGGCGGTTCGCGGCCGGGAGTTGGCCGCCGCGCTGCGCGATGCGACCACGGCGGCGTACGCGGCGGTCGCCCGGCCGGTGGAGGGCACCCTGCTCACCGTGGTCGCCGCGGCGGCCGAGGCGGCCGGCCGGGCCGGCAGCGACGAGCTGCGGACGGTGGCCCGGGCGGCGGCGGGTGCCGCCGCCAGCGCCCTGGCCCGTACGCCCGACCAGCTTCCGGCGCTGGCCCGAGCCGGGGTGGTGGACGCCGGTGGGCGGGGACTCTGCCTGCTGCTGGACGCCCTGGTCGAGGTGATCACGGGGGAGAGCCCGGAACATCCCGCGCCGCAGCCCCGGACGGTGCCGCTGCCGGTCACCGCCGCCCGGCAGACCGGTTCCCCGGAGTACGCGTACGAGGTGCAGTTCCTGCTCGACGCCGAGGCCGAGGCCGTCCGGCGGATGCAGGACACCCTGGCGGCGCTCGGCGATTCCCTGGTGGTGGTCGGCGACGGCAGCCCGTCGGGCGGGACCTGGCAGGTGCACGTGCACGTGAACGACGTCGGCGCGGCGATCGAGGCGGGGGTGGTGGCCGGCCGCCCGTACCAGATCTCGGTGACCCGCTTCGCCGACCAGACGGCGCCGGCTCCGCCGTCGGATGGCCGGGCCGCCGTGGTGGTGGCGGCCGGTGCCGGGCTCGCCGAACTCTTCGCCGGGGAGGGCGCGATCACGGTGCCCGGCAATCCCTCCACCGGAGAGCTGCTGGAGGCGGTACTGGCCACCGGTGCGGCCCGGGTGGTGGTGCTGCCCAACGACCCCGACGCGCAGGCGGTGGCGAACCAGGTCACCGAGGAGGCGCAGCGGTTCGGCGTGACGGTGAGCGTGGTACCCACCCGGTCTCCGGTGCAGGCGCTGGCCGCCCTCGCCGTACGCGACCCGCGCCGGCGTTTCGCCGACGACGTGATCGCGATGGCGGAGGCCGCCGGGGCCTGCCGGTACGCGGAGGTGTGTCACGCCGGCCGGGACGCGCTCACCGTCGCCGGCCCCTGCCGCGAAGGCGATCTGCTCGCCCTGGTCGAGGGGGAGGTGAACCTGATCGGCAGCGATCTGGAGGAGACCTGCGTGGCCCTGGTCGACCGGCTGCTCGGTGGCGGTGGCGAGCTGGTCACCCTGCTCGTCGGGGCCGACGCGCCGGCCGGGCTGGCCGATGCGGTGCAGGCGCACGTCGCACGGCGCTGGCCTTTCGTCGAGGTGCAGGCGTACCCGGGTGGGCAGCCGCGCTATCCGTTGCTGGTAGGTGTCGAATGA
- a CDS encoding phosphate acyltransferase PlsX → MAVDLLGGDEAPAVVVDGALRAVRADPDLHLLLVGPMTAAGALIDALDPDQRARVAVWPADAAVDMAEDLTAARADTTIRAAVAAVRSGQADAVVSAGSTGATVTAAALGFGRWPDVRRPALVAALPAVAGPVVLLDVGGSLEPSAATLAQHALLGAAYAAVAHGHAEPRVGLLSVGTEPGKGDRARRLTDPVLSATQLPGKARYVGLVEGYDVCLGGRADVVVTDGFTGNVLLKAVEGAYALAGGPPPGGAAPQAATLLGVAGTVVVCHGAARAGDIASGIALSAQLWRQDAIARVATLLAGNRTIRTTDTEVRT, encoded by the coding sequence ATCGCCGTTGACCTCCTCGGCGGGGACGAGGCTCCCGCCGTCGTGGTGGACGGCGCTCTACGGGCGGTGCGTGCCGACCCCGACCTGCACCTTTTACTCGTCGGCCCGATGACGGCAGCCGGCGCGCTGATCGACGCCCTCGACCCGGACCAGCGCGCCCGGGTCGCCGTGTGGCCGGCAGACGCCGCCGTCGACATGGCGGAGGACCTGACCGCGGCCCGCGCCGACACCACCATCCGGGCGGCCGTCGCCGCCGTCCGTTCCGGGCAGGCCGACGCGGTGGTTTCCGCCGGCTCCACCGGTGCCACGGTCACCGCCGCCGCCCTCGGCTTCGGCCGCTGGCCCGACGTGCGGCGCCCGGCCCTCGTCGCCGCGCTACCCGCGGTCGCCGGGCCGGTCGTACTCCTCGACGTCGGTGGATCGTTGGAGCCGAGCGCGGCGACCCTCGCCCAGCACGCCCTGCTCGGTGCCGCCTACGCCGCGGTCGCGCACGGCCACGCCGAACCCCGGGTGGGGCTGCTCTCCGTCGGCACCGAACCCGGCAAGGGCGACCGGGCCCGCCGGCTGACCGACCCGGTGCTCAGCGCCACCCAACTGCCCGGCAAGGCCCGCTACGTCGGGCTGGTCGAGGGGTACGACGTCTGCCTCGGCGGCCGGGCCGACGTGGTGGTCACCGACGGATTCACCGGCAACGTGCTACTCAAGGCCGTGGAGGGCGCGTACGCCCTGGCTGGCGGGCCGCCGCCCGGCGGGGCCGCACCACAGGCCGCCACCCTGCTCGGGGTGGCCGGGACCGTGGTGGTCTGCCACGGTGCCGCCCGAGCCGGCGACATCGCCTCCGGCATCGCGCTCTCCGCCCAGCTCTGGCGCCAGGACGCCATCGCCCGGGTCGCCACGCTGCTCGCTGGGAACCGCACCATCCGCACGACCGACACCGAGGTACGCACATGA
- the rpmF gene encoding 50S ribosomal protein L32 translates to MAVPKRKMSRSNTRSRRANWKAAAVATVACPQCKSPKLPHAACSVCGTYNGRQVLEV, encoded by the coding sequence GTGGCCGTCCCCAAGCGCAAGATGTCGCGCAGCAACACCCGGTCCCGCCGGGCGAACTGGAAGGCCGCGGCGGTCGCGACCGTGGCCTGCCCGCAGTGCAAGTCCCCGAAGCTGCCGCACGCCGCCTGCTCCGTCTGCGGCACCTACAACGGCCGCCAGGTCCTCGAGGTCTGA
- a CDS encoding cell wall anchor protein: MIRPKLSLRRPLAVLAAALIGMTGAAAVATPASAHHTTITGTVVCDQLSGERVITWRVVNSERDKAATIKKVTADPSTPVQVLVPGADPVNLQGTAIPRGGSVEAVQRVPGDAKSAKLTVEARWDNRREQTNHGTVKLDRDEPCKPAPKCVDASQAKYSHTFDGPKGTATVKLEGNLPLCEDQKQYFTLVSYFAPRPQFATPQYVYGTPDSDFLGGTQTEIELNVEVPECYTQVDLIWGGLDEVIDPLVENGPRYGDKKLGEKGAPGNRSSGPPGWYNGGDKNCTTPTSTFASSCDGTVTVSLSNDGKISKYPVEFEVRGENGWSKKVTVEPGKADNETVVPAENAGKIEVLVDGKVIEGGTYSWERPEDCPLPTVTTEADCETFALTATNPEGGLPVKVEFTYGDKTETRTVEPGKSETVTFKAGDDEAALVVLPELGLELEVIYAPEGCEGGGGGGEEPGLPVTGAAAGGIAAGAIALLAVGAVLFVMARRRRIHFTA, translated from the coding sequence GTGATCCGACCAAAGCTGTCGCTGCGGCGACCGCTGGCTGTGCTGGCAGCCGCCCTCATCGGCATGACCGGAGCGGCGGCGGTGGCCACTCCGGCCAGCGCCCACCACACCACCATCACCGGCACGGTCGTCTGCGACCAGCTCAGCGGCGAGCGGGTGATCACGTGGCGGGTCGTCAACAGCGAGCGTGACAAGGCCGCCACGATCAAGAAGGTGACCGCCGACCCCTCGACTCCCGTCCAGGTGTTGGTGCCCGGTGCCGACCCCGTCAACCTTCAGGGCACGGCGATCCCCCGGGGCGGCTCGGTCGAGGCCGTGCAGCGGGTGCCGGGTGACGCCAAGAGCGCCAAGCTCACCGTCGAGGCGCGCTGGGACAACCGGCGCGAGCAGACCAACCACGGCACGGTCAAGCTCGACCGCGACGAGCCCTGCAAGCCGGCGCCGAAGTGCGTCGACGCCAGCCAGGCGAAGTACAGCCACACGTTCGACGGCCCGAAGGGCACGGCGACCGTGAAGCTGGAGGGCAACCTGCCGCTGTGCGAGGACCAGAAGCAGTACTTCACCCTGGTGTCGTACTTCGCGCCGCGTCCGCAGTTCGCCACCCCGCAGTACGTCTACGGCACGCCGGACAGCGACTTCCTCGGCGGCACCCAGACCGAGATCGAGCTCAACGTCGAGGTTCCGGAGTGCTACACCCAGGTCGACCTGATCTGGGGTGGCCTGGACGAGGTCATCGACCCGCTGGTCGAGAACGGCCCGCGTTACGGCGACAAGAAGCTCGGCGAGAAGGGCGCCCCCGGCAATCGTTCGTCGGGCCCGCCCGGCTGGTACAACGGCGGTGACAAGAACTGCACCACCCCGACGTCCACCTTCGCCTCCTCCTGCGACGGCACGGTGACGGTCTCGCTGAGCAACGACGGCAAGATCTCCAAGTACCCGGTCGAGTTCGAGGTTCGGGGCGAGAACGGTTGGTCGAAGAAGGTCACCGTCGAGCCGGGTAAGGCCGACAACGAGACCGTCGTGCCCGCCGAGAACGCCGGCAAGATCGAGGTGCTGGTCGACGGCAAGGTCATCGAGGGCGGCACCTACTCCTGGGAGCGTCCGGAGGACTGCCCGCTGCCGACGGTGACCACCGAGGCCGACTGCGAGACCTTCGCGCTTACCGCGACCAACCCCGAGGGTGGCCTGCCGGTCAAGGTGGAGTTCACCTACGGCGACAAGACCGAGACCCGTACCGTCGAGCCGGGCAAGTCGGAGACGGTCACCTTCAAGGCCGGTGACGACGAGGCGGCCCTGGTCGTCCTGCCCGAGCTGGGGCTGGAGCTTGAGGTCATCTACGCGCCCGAGGGCTGCGAGGGTGGCGGCGGCGGTGGCGAGGAGCCGGGCCTGCCGGTGACCGGTGCCGCGGCCGGTGGCATCGCCGCCGGTGCCATCGCCCTGCTGGCCGTGGGCGCGGTGCTGTTCGTGATGGCGCGCCGTCGTCGGATCCACTTCACCGCCTGA
- a CDS encoding cell wall anchor protein, which translates to MNRLNFRRIAAAAAGALIGLAGVAVVASPASAHHPIIKGVGCVQKDGSKKITWTVSNSERDLEGKITAVSTGVRTPVTNIRRDAVLPKAGEGALVGEQIVPRNVRDRDITLAVTAEWTRHRQTHTRSANEKAVIIGNCPKPPKPSPTPTPSPSEEPTEEPTPSPSPSEEPTEEPSPSPSPSEEPTEEPTPSPSPSEPEVPNLPEPGEPTFELIETCDELTFQIVNPADGVAFSITLTSEKGEVKTLEAVPGQTTSVSFDAYEGLEVTPSFEGEEGDPIAWEQPADCDNGGGGGGLPVTGAATGGIIAGAVVLLAAGAGLFVVTRRRRLRFTA; encoded by the coding sequence GTGAACCGTCTGAACTTCCGGCGTATCGCGGCCGCTGCCGCGGGTGCGCTGATCGGCCTGGCCGGCGTCGCCGTCGTCGCCAGCCCGGCCAGCGCCCACCACCCGATCATCAAGGGCGTTGGCTGCGTACAAAAGGATGGCAGCAAGAAGATCACCTGGACCGTCTCGAACAGCGAGCGGGACCTGGAAGGCAAGATCACGGCCGTCTCCACCGGGGTCCGCACTCCGGTCACCAACATCCGCCGCGATGCCGTGCTGCCCAAGGCGGGCGAGGGAGCGCTGGTCGGTGAGCAGATCGTCCCGAGGAACGTCCGCGACCGGGACATCACGCTGGCCGTGACCGCCGAGTGGACGAGGCACCGGCAGACGCACACCCGGTCCGCGAACGAGAAGGCGGTGATCATCGGCAACTGCCCGAAGCCGCCGAAGCCGTCGCCGACGCCGACGCCGAGCCCGAGCGAGGAGCCCACCGAGGAACCGACGCCGTCGCCGAGCCCGAGCGAGGAGCCCACCGAGGAGCCGTCGCCGTCGCCGAGCCCGAGCGAGGAGCCCACCGAGGAGCCGACGCCGTCGCCGAGCCCGAGCGAGCCGGAGGTGCCGAACCTGCCGGAGCCGGGTGAGCCGACCTTCGAGCTCATCGAGACCTGCGACGAGCTGACCTTCCAGATCGTCAACCCGGCCGACGGCGTGGCCTTCTCGATCACGCTGACCTCGGAGAAGGGTGAGGTCAAGACGCTGGAGGCCGTTCCGGGCCAGACCACCTCGGTCTCCTTCGACGCCTACGAGGGCCTGGAGGTCACCCCGAGCTTCGAGGGCGAAGAGGGCGACCCGATCGCCTGGGAGCAGCCGGCGGACTGCGACAACGGCGGGGGCGGTGGCGGCCTGCCGGTCACCGGCGCCGCGACCGGCGGCATCATCGCCGGTGCGGTCGTGCTGCTGGCCGCAGGCGCGGGCCTGTTCGTGGTGACTCGTCGTCGTCGACTGCGCTTCACCGCCTGA
- the rnc gene encoding ribonuclease III, with the protein MNNDKRRRPSIGHLEAAFGVSMEPELLERALTHRSYAYENGGLPTNERLEFLGDSVLGVVITTALFHNHPDLPEGQLAKLRASVVNMRALADVARGLGPDGLGPYLLLGKGEEATGGRDKASILADTLEALLGAIYLQYGLDTAAIVIHRLFDPLMAESAGRGAALDWKTSLQELTAALGLGVPEYRIEGTGPDHLKTFTAWVVVAGNRYGGAEGRSKKEAEQRAAESAWRTLTEQAESTAEPAELAEPAAEPAQPTESATGPASSLAGETATAPTGGLPQPAAQAEAQARGA; encoded by the coding sequence ATGAACAACGACAAGCGACGGCGGCCCTCCATCGGCCATCTCGAAGCGGCCTTCGGCGTGTCAATGGAGCCGGAACTGCTGGAGCGGGCGCTGACCCACCGGTCGTACGCGTACGAGAACGGCGGACTGCCCACCAACGAGCGGCTGGAGTTCCTCGGCGACTCGGTACTCGGTGTGGTGATCACCACAGCGCTCTTCCACAACCACCCGGACCTGCCCGAAGGGCAGCTGGCCAAGTTGCGGGCCAGCGTGGTCAACATGCGCGCCCTCGCCGATGTGGCGCGTGGCCTGGGCCCGGACGGGCTCGGCCCGTACCTGCTGCTGGGCAAGGGCGAGGAGGCCACCGGCGGCCGGGACAAGGCGAGCATCCTCGCGGACACCCTGGAGGCACTGCTCGGCGCGATCTACCTCCAGTACGGGCTGGACACCGCAGCCATCGTGATCCACCGGCTGTTCGATCCGCTGATGGCCGAGTCCGCTGGTCGGGGTGCCGCACTGGACTGGAAGACAAGCCTCCAGGAGTTGACGGCCGCGCTCGGTCTCGGTGTCCCCGAGTACCGGATCGAGGGCACCGGTCCGGATCACCTCAAGACCTTCACCGCCTGGGTGGTGGTCGCCGGCAACCGGTACGGCGGCGCGGAGGGACGCAGCAAGAAGGAAGCCGAGCAGCGGGCGGCGGAATCCGCCTGGCGAACGCTCACCGAGCAGGCCGAGTCCACGGCCGAGCCGGCCGAGCTGGCTGAACCGGCGGCCGAGCCGGCGCAGCCAACCGAGTCGGCGACCGGGCCGGCGTCGTCGCTGGCGGGGGAGACCGCAACCGCGCCGACCGGCGGACTGCCGCAGCCGGCGGCCCAGGCCGAAGCGCAGGCGCGCGGTGCCTGA
- a CDS encoding YceD family protein, which produces MPKHSPTAPDPRSPLVLDTRELPRRPGAMRTVKRVVTAPSDLGGELIGVPEGADLDLDLRMESVSEGVLVSGTVSGPVRGECGRCLREINDSLAVTIQELYAYANSTTDVTTEEDEVGRMQGDLIDLEPAVRDAVVLTLPTNPLCRQDCPGLCPECGVHWDDLPADHSHQQIDPRWAGLSQLTRTEE; this is translated from the coding sequence ATGCCCAAACATTCACCCACCGCACCCGATCCCAGGTCGCCGCTGGTCCTCGACACGAGGGAGCTACCGCGCCGGCCTGGTGCGATGCGTACCGTCAAACGGGTGGTTACGGCGCCGTCGGACCTCGGCGGAGAGTTGATCGGTGTGCCGGAAGGCGCGGACCTCGACCTCGATCTGCGGATGGAGTCGGTGTCCGAAGGCGTGCTCGTCTCGGGGACCGTCAGCGGTCCGGTCCGTGGCGAGTGCGGTCGTTGCCTACGCGAGATCAACGACTCGTTGGCGGTGACGATCCAGGAGCTGTACGCGTACGCGAACAGCACCACGGACGTCACCACCGAGGAGGATGAGGTCGGTCGGATGCAGGGAGACCTGATCGACCTGGAACCGGCGGTGCGGGACGCGGTGGTGCTGACGCTGCCGACCAACCCGCTCTGCCGGCAGGACTGCCCCGGCCTGTGCCCCGAGTGTGGGGTGCACTGGGACGATCTGCCGGCCGACCACAGCCACCAGCAGATCGACCCGCGTTGGGCGGGCCTGTCGCAACTGACCCGTACAGAGGAGTAA
- the rsmD gene encoding 16S rRNA (guanine(966)-N(2))-methyltransferase RsmD, with protein MTRIVAGTLGGRRITAPPGAGTRPTSDRVREALFSSLATELDLDGARFADLYAGSGAVGLEALSRGAAHVLLVESDPRAARVIRDNVAALRAAPAARLVTGKVATVLAAGPEGDPYDVVFADPPYAVSDEAVAAMLAALVDGGWLAPEAVVVVERSSRSTPIEWVEGVTGQRSRRYGETTLWYGRRS; from the coding sequence GTGACCCGGATCGTCGCCGGGACCCTCGGCGGCCGGCGGATCACCGCACCGCCGGGCGCCGGCACCCGGCCGACCTCCGACCGGGTACGCGAGGCGCTGTTCAGTTCGCTGGCCACCGAACTCGACCTGGATGGTGCACGCTTCGCCGATCTGTACGCGGGGTCGGGCGCGGTCGGCCTCGAGGCGCTGTCCCGGGGAGCTGCGCACGTGCTGTTGGTGGAGTCCGATCCGCGCGCCGCGCGCGTCATCCGGGACAACGTGGCAGCCCTGCGTGCCGCACCGGCGGCCCGGCTGGTCACCGGCAAGGTGGCCACGGTCCTGGCTGCCGGCCCCGAGGGCGACCCGTACGACGTGGTTTTCGCCGATCCGCCGTACGCGGTGTCGGACGAGGCGGTGGCCGCCATGCTCGCCGCGCTCGTCGACGGCGGCTGGCTGGCGCCGGAGGCGGTCGTGGTGGTGGAGCGGTCCAGCCGCAGCACCCCCATCGAGTGGGTGGAAGGCGTCACCGGCCAGCGCAGTCGCCGGTACGGCGAGACCACCCTTTGGTACGGTCGCCGATCATGA